Proteins from one Caldilineales bacterium genomic window:
- a CDS encoding phasin family protein: MKTIKRYPNRKLYDLERKHYVTLDDIALFIQEGEDVQVLDHDTGEDLTSVTLSQIIFEREKKRSGFLPQTVLMTLVRTGGGTLEYLRRSLNSSLGALRMLEEEIDHRLDALVARGELAQEEAERLRQEIFTNASSAAREMMPDRRVEAALHRLNVPSSRDVRGLQEQVDELMRRVDTLLDQVQPSPRSEHSLQDDENRAGS, from the coding sequence ATGAAAACGATCAAACGCTATCCCAACCGCAAGCTCTACGACCTCGAACGCAAGCACTATGTCACGCTCGACGACATCGCCTTGTTCATTCAGGAGGGCGAGGATGTGCAGGTGCTGGATCACGACACCGGCGAAGACCTGACCAGCGTCACCCTGTCGCAGATCATCTTCGAACGGGAGAAGAAACGCTCGGGTTTTCTGCCGCAGACGGTGTTGATGACGTTGGTGCGCACAGGCGGGGGGACGTTGGAGTATCTGCGACGCTCGCTCAACAGTTCATTGGGCGCGCTGCGGATGCTGGAGGAGGAAATCGACCATCGTCTCGACGCTTTGGTGGCCAGGGGCGAGCTGGCGCAGGAAGAGGCCGAGCGACTGCGCCAGGAGATCTTCACCAATGCCTCATCGGCAGCTCGCGAGATGATGCCAGACCGACGGGTGGAGGCTGCGCTTCATCGTCTGAATGTGCCCTCGAGCCGGGATGTGCGGGGTCTGCAAGAGCAGGTGGACGAGCTGATGAGACGGGTGGACACGCTGCTCGACCAGGTGCAGCCGTCTCCGAGGTCCGAACACAGCCTTCAAGACGACGAAAATCGGGCCGGTTCCTGA
- a CDS encoding AbrB/MazE/SpoVT family DNA-binding domain-containing protein → MDAITTISAKYQIVIPRPIREQFLLRPGQRMMFIPYQKSMRLVIVPSIEEARGMFQGIDADNLREEAEEDR, encoded by the coding sequence ATGGATGCGATCACTACCATTTCGGCCAAATACCAAATCGTCATCCCGCGCCCCATCCGCGAGCAGTTTCTCTTGCGACCAGGTCAGCGAATGATGTTCATTCCCTATCAGAAGAGCATGCGCCTGGTGATCGTGCCGTCTATCGAAGAGGCACGGGGGATGTTTCAAGGGATCGATGCGGACAACCTGCGTGAAGAAGCGGAGGAGGATCGATGA
- a CDS encoding class II fumarate hydratase encodes MNDYRIEKDSMGEVRVPAEALYGAQTQRAVDNFPISGVPFSRSFIRALGLVKAACAQANLDLGLMPADMAAAIIQAAREVADGKWDAQFPIDIFQTGSGTSTNMNANEVIATLATRSLGRKVHPNDHVNMSQSSNDVIPTTINVAAYLEANDVLLPGLRHLHETIIAKAEAVGHVVKTGRTHLMDAMPVTLGQEMSGWAAQVRKGIERIEAALVRVGELAQGGTAVGTGINAHPEFGARVAAILADWSGCNFRANDNFFESLSAPDAAVELSGQLKTVAASLIKIANDLRWMNSGPIAGLGEIALPALQPGSSIMPGKVNPVIPEAMLMACAQVIGSDVTVTIGGQSGVFQLNVMLPVIAHNLLFSEKILGNAARVLADKAIAGFVVNEQRIGGLVDKNPILVTALNPVIGYELGAKVAKTAYAEGRSLKDVALEMTSLTREQLDDLLDPAKLTEGGIHAGGGGGG; translated from the coding sequence ATGAATGACTACCGAATCGAAAAAGACTCGATGGGTGAGGTGCGCGTGCCGGCAGAGGCGCTCTATGGCGCCCAGACGCAGCGAGCGGTGGATAACTTCCCCATCAGCGGCGTCCCCTTCTCGCGCAGTTTCATCCGCGCCCTGGGGCTGGTGAAGGCCGCCTGCGCCCAGGCCAATCTCGACCTGGGGCTGATGCCCGCCGACATGGCCGCCGCCATCATCCAGGCCGCCCGCGAGGTGGCAGACGGGAAGTGGGACGCGCAGTTCCCCATCGACATCTTCCAAACCGGCTCCGGCACCAGCACCAACATGAATGCCAATGAGGTCATCGCCACGTTGGCCACGCGCTCGCTTGGCCGCAAGGTGCATCCCAACGACCACGTCAACATGAGCCAGTCGTCGAACGACGTGATCCCCACCACGATCAATGTCGCCGCCTACCTGGAGGCCAACGATGTCCTGCTCCCCGGCCTCCGCCACTTGCACGAAACCATCATCGCCAAAGCCGAGGCCGTGGGCCATGTGGTCAAGACCGGTCGCACGCACTTGATGGATGCCATGCCGGTCACGCTGGGCCAGGAGATGAGCGGCTGGGCGGCGCAGGTGCGCAAGGGCATCGAGCGCATCGAAGCAGCGCTGGTGCGGGTGGGGGAGTTGGCGCAGGGCGGGACGGCGGTGGGCACGGGCATCAACGCCCATCCTGAGTTCGGCGCCCGCGTCGCCGCCATCCTCGCCGACTGGAGCGGCTGCAACTTCCGGGCCAACGACAATTTCTTCGAATCGCTGTCGGCGCCCGATGCAGCCGTGGAACTCAGCGGCCAGCTCAAGACCGTGGCCGCCAGCCTGATCAAGATCGCCAACGACCTGCGCTGGATGAACTCCGGTCCCATCGCTGGCCTGGGCGAGATCGCCCTCCCCGCCCTCCAGCCCGGCTCCAGCATCATGCCAGGCAAGGTCAACCCGGTCATCCCCGAGGCGATGCTGATGGCCTGCGCCCAAGTCATCGGCAGCGACGTAACCGTGACCATCGGCGGGCAATCGGGCGTGTTTCAGCTCAACGTCATGCTGCCCGTGATTGCCCACAACCTGCTGTTCTCCGAGAAGATCCTGGGCAACGCCGCCCGTGTGCTGGCCGACAAGGCCATCGCCGGGTTCGTGGTCAACGAGCAGCGGATCGGGGGGCTGGTGGACAAGAACCCCATCCTGGTGACAGCGCTCAACCCGGTCATCGGCTACGAGCTGGGCGCGAAGGTAGCCAAGACGGCCTATGCCGAGGGCCGCAGCCTCAAGGATGTGGCATTGGAGATGACCAGCCTCACCCGCGAGCAGCTAGACGATCTTCTTGACCCGGCCAAGCTGACCGAGGGCGGCATCCACGCCGGCGGCGGGGGCGGTGGCTGA
- a CDS encoding TetR/AcrR family transcriptional regulator, whose product MASPTVVVTTTMSSPNANGISRRESNKHAKRQRLLTESLRLFREKGFEQTTVAEITVAAGVAKGTFFNYFPTKEDVLLALGEQTLGKLQVVEASQMFRSDTVQDKVKALFQALAAGLDADRELVRQMVYRGLRLPDLVNRERARLDFRSTLSLLLAQGQRRHEIDPGADIDFVADTLYMLYFQQVVGWCTTDFSGSLAARLDRVVELVFGGIEGDRRR is encoded by the coding sequence ATGGCATCCCCCACCGTCGTCGTCACTACGACTATGTCCTCGCCTAACGCCAACGGCATCTCCCGACGTGAATCGAACAAACACGCCAAGCGGCAGCGCCTGCTGACCGAATCGCTGCGTCTCTTCCGCGAGAAGGGCTTCGAGCAAACGACGGTGGCCGAGATCACCGTCGCGGCCGGGGTGGCTAAGGGCACCTTCTTCAACTACTTTCCGACCAAAGAGGATGTCTTGCTGGCGCTGGGCGAGCAGACGCTGGGGAAACTGCAAGTGGTCGAGGCGAGCCAGATGTTTCGCTCCGACACCGTGCAGGACAAGGTGAAGGCGCTGTTCCAGGCCCTGGCAGCCGGGCTGGACGCCGACCGCGAGCTGGTGCGGCAGATGGTCTATCGCGGCTTACGGCTGCCCGATCTGGTGAATCGCGAGCGCGCCCGTCTCGATTTTCGCTCGACGCTGTCCTTGTTGCTGGCCCAGGGCCAACGCCGCCACGAGATCGACCCCGGGGCCGACATCGATTTCGTGGCCGATACGCTGTACATGCTCTATTTTCAGCAGGTCGTCGGTTGGTGTACGACCGACTTCTCCGGCTCGTTGGCGGCCCGGCTGGACAGGGTGGTGGAGCTGGTGTTCGGGGGGATCGAAGGGGATCGAAGGCGTTAG
- a CDS encoding ferredoxin family protein, producing the protein MPHVIVDTCIRDGACAEVCPVECIVPGFPEGQWPWYFIDPDTCIDCGACVPECPVEAIFPEPDVPAEFSQAIEFNAAFFKSGPGYNSAP; encoded by the coding sequence ATGCCCCATGTAATCGTTGATACCTGCATCCGCGATGGCGCCTGCGCCGAAGTCTGTCCGGTCGAGTGCATCGTGCCTGGTTTTCCCGAAGGCCAGTGGCCCTGGTACTTCATCGATCCCGACACCTGTATCGATTGCGGCGCCTGCGTGCCCGAATGCCCGGTCGAAGCCATCTTCCCCGAACCGGATGTGCCGGCCGAGTTTTCGCAGGCGATCGAGTTCAACGCCGCCTTCTTCAAGTCCGGCCCCGGCTACAACTCGGCGCCCTGA
- a CDS encoding site-2 protease family protein: MPTDSLVHGRLSEQLQEAVSDHFAIDAIRFDVPFGRFGHAIRLNGRFLSPTAAAFDAISARAAAHRLLIFFRQEGGEQVIYAVQDALPTLRPRWGLAAGLFAATVASVFLTGGLNETANGGIGINWSDGLAFALPLMTILLAHELGHFFVGRRYKMAVSPPYFIPLPIVLLGTLGAVILMLAPPKNRRQLLQMGAAGPLAGLVFAIPLLIYGLSRSSVGPLPAGPFILEGNSIFYGGLKYLLFGQWLPGNGLDVNLNNIAFAAWAGVLITALNLIPAGQFDGGHAAFTLFGQRIRPLTWVLIGLLAGLAVLTQYWGWLLWAGMLFMFGQVYATPMDDLTPLDGKHKALAVLMLVLFVLLFTPIPIRMMGG, encoded by the coding sequence TTGCCTACCGATAGCCTCGTCCACGGCCGCCTCAGCGAACAGCTGCAGGAGGCAGTCAGCGACCACTTCGCCATCGACGCCATCCGTTTCGACGTCCCCTTCGGCCGTTTCGGCCATGCCATCCGCCTCAACGGGCGCTTTCTTTCCCCCACGGCAGCGGCCTTCGATGCCATTTCCGCCCGCGCCGCGGCCCACAGGCTGCTGATCTTCTTCCGCCAGGAGGGTGGGGAGCAGGTCATCTACGCCGTGCAGGATGCGCTGCCCACGCTGCGCCCACGCTGGGGATTGGCCGCCGGCCTGTTCGCGGCCACGGTGGCCTCGGTGTTCCTCACCGGCGGGCTGAACGAGACTGCCAACGGAGGCATCGGCATCAACTGGAGCGATGGCCTGGCCTTCGCCTTGCCGTTGATGACCATTTTGCTGGCGCACGAGTTGGGCCATTTCTTCGTCGGCCGGCGCTACAAGATGGCCGTCAGTCCGCCCTATTTCATCCCTCTGCCCATCGTTTTGTTGGGCACCCTGGGCGCCGTCATCCTGATGCTGGCGCCGCCGAAGAATCGCCGCCAGCTTCTGCAGATGGGCGCCGCCGGGCCGCTGGCGGGCCTCGTCTTCGCCATCCCGCTGCTCATCTACGGGCTGAGCAGATCGTCGGTCGGGCCGCTTCCCGCCGGGCCGTTCATACTCGAAGGCAATTCGATCTTCTACGGCGGGCTGAAGTATCTGCTGTTCGGCCAATGGCTGCCGGGCAACGGGCTGGATGTCAACCTCAACAACATCGCCTTCGCCGCCTGGGCGGGGGTGCTGATCACGGCCCTGAACCTGATCCCCGCCGGGCAGTTCGACGGCGGCCATGCCGCCTTCACGCTGTTCGGCCAGCGCATCCGCCCGCTCACCTGGGTGCTGATCGGGCTGCTGGCCGGGCTGGCTGTGCTGACGCAGTACTGGGGCTGGCTGCTGTGGGCGGGGATGCTGTTCATGTTCGGCCAGGTCTACGCCACGCCAATGGACGACCTGACGCCGCTCGACGGCAAGCACAAGGCCCTGGCCGTTCTGATGCTGGTGCTGTTCGTGCTCTTGTTTACGCCGATACCGATACGGATGATGGGGGGGTAG
- a CDS encoding PIG-L family deacetylase, which translates to MEASDQTPPIQHILVIMAHPDDAEFCSGGVIKQHTDKGGTATYVVLTGGDKGNHDLGVTVSQVVEKRMEEQRRAAAVLGVKDVIFMGEEDGFLQPTRELRKRLVRIIRQLKPDVIICQNPEAYFRGDNYINHPDHRNAGMATIEAVFPAAGNPMFFPDLLAEGLMPHSIRELWLCMVDQPNHKVDITAEIDVKIAALRQHVSQFDSLDEMEKWVRERWAEQGPDDSLHYYEDFKRMWFD; encoded by the coding sequence ATGGAAGCATCCGATCAAACCCCACCCATCCAGCACATCCTCGTCATCATGGCCCATCCCGATGACGCCGAATTCTGTAGTGGTGGGGTGATCAAACAGCACACAGACAAAGGCGGGACCGCCACTTACGTTGTCCTCACCGGCGGCGACAAGGGCAACCACGATTTGGGTGTCACCGTGTCGCAAGTGGTGGAGAAGCGGATGGAGGAACAACGCCGGGCGGCGGCAGTCCTGGGGGTGAAGGATGTGATCTTCATGGGCGAGGAAGATGGCTTCTTGCAGCCGACGCGCGAATTGCGGAAGCGCCTGGTGCGCATCATCCGCCAACTCAAACCGGATGTGATCATCTGCCAGAATCCCGAAGCCTATTTCCGCGGCGACAACTACATCAACCACCCCGACCATCGCAACGCCGGCATGGCCACGATCGAGGCTGTCTTCCCGGCCGCCGGCAACCCTATGTTCTTCCCCGACCTGCTGGCCGAGGGCCTGATGCCCCATAGCATCCGCGAACTGTGGCTTTGCATGGTCGATCAGCCGAACCACAAAGTCGACATCACCGCTGAGATCGATGTCAAGATCGCAGCCCTGCGCCAGCATGTCAGCCAGTTCGACAGCCTGGACGAGATGGAGAAGTGGGTGCGCGAGCGCTGGGCCGAGCAGGGGCCGGACGACAGCCTGCACTACTACGAAGATTTCAAGCGGATGTGGTTCGACTGA